A region of the Mytilus trossulus isolate FHL-02 chromosome 11, PNRI_Mtr1.1.1.hap1, whole genome shotgun sequence genome:
TGTGTAAGTACTGATACACTGTCAATCGTTTCTATTTGTACGATGAAACTAGTTACGGAAAATcaaacaagttttaaaaaaaaatattataattgttatttccTGCACTATCTAAATTGTTCGATAGAAAGCTGACAACCTTTTTTGTCTTCGCTACACTTTTAACATCACATCTTTCAGTATCTATTAGCGTTCATTTGTTGATCAATTATTctgggggtgggggtgggggtgggggtggggggtgATAATCCGAATCCTAGGAGGTTAAAGTTTCATAAAAGAGTATCAGTATGTGTACTTAACTTAACTTATTACTTTATTGTAGGTTTCAGAGCTTTGAACGACAATAGCATCACCTCTTTAGAACCAAACACGTTTGCTGGATTGACATCCTTAAAGTCTTTGTAAGTATTGATACACTATCAATCTTTTCATTTGTACGATGAAACTAATTACAGTAAAACAAACAGTAGGTTTTATGATAAGTTTGAAAAAGTTGTAATTTGATTATTTTCCTTCATTTTGTCATGTGAACAAAATATTCTTGCACTATCTAAATAGTTCAATAGACAGCTGGTAACCTTTTTTGTCTTCGCTACATCTAAACATCTTTCAGTATCTATTATCGATCATTTGTTGATCAATTATtcgggggggggagggggggagGGGCGTGATAATCTCAATCCTATGAGGTTAAGGTTTCATTAAATAGTATTAGTATGTGTACTTATCAATACTAACTTAacttattactttatttttatttaatctaaTATTTAATCTTTTACTTATAATCAACTTGATGTTCATACTTTCAGATTTCTGTATAGAAATAGCATCACCTCAATAGAACCTACTATGTTTTCtggattaattataaaaaagaagatgtggtatgattgccaatgagacaactatccacaaaagaccaaaatgacacaaacatttacaattatgggtcaccgtacggccttcgacaatgaacaaagcccataccgcatatagtcagctataaaaggccccgataagacaatgtaaaacaattcaaacgagaaaactaacggccttattaatgtaaaaaaatgaacgaaaacaaatatgtaatacataaacaaacgacaaccactgaattacaggctcctgacttggggacaggcacatacatcaataatgtggcgggattaacaTCCCTGCAGAGGTTGTAAGTACTGATACActgtcaatattttatatttgtttaataacaCTCATTGAGATCTTAAAACGAAAtcagtttaaaacaataaataaactaaaaaatagcCACTCGCTAAAACAGACAATACTTATCTAATATAAGTTCGTTAAATAAAACTttgctgaaataaaaaaaattcacagcCGTAATGATTTTTTCCTTAATTCTTGTTatcaaagaaattataaaatgataatttagaATACATTTGGACAAAttgtaaaatgtagaaaaaaacaacaacagaattCCCCCTCattattaaactttataaaCCTAACTTATCTTATAGAGAGtgtattaaatattttcctGTTGATAAACTTTATGTTCCTAATTTCAGATATCTGTCCAGCAATAGTATTACCTCAATAGAACCAGGCAcgttttctgaaataaaatccCTAGAGTATTTGTAAGTACTGATTCACTGTCAATCTTTTCTATTTGTACAATGATAATAATATGGCAAAACAAACAGTTGGTTTAGTGATACGTTAAAAGAAATTGTAATTTGAGTATTGTCCTTCATTTTGTCTTAGCTACAATATAAACACCTTTCAGTATTGACATCAACTTCCTGTTCCCACTTTCAGAAGTCTGTCCAACAATAGCATCACCTCGATAGaatcaaaacattttctgaATTAACATCCCTACAGATTTTGTAAGTACTGACACACTGTCAATCTTTCAACATGGGTTTTAGGAGAAGTTTTAGAACAATTGTAACTTGATAATTGTCCTTCGTCATGGGCACAAAACCTTCATGCACTATCTCAATTGTTCGATAGAAAGCTGACAATCGTGTTTGATTTTgtacaaagtttttaaaacgGAAGCAGttcaaaacaataattaaacCAAACAGTAAGACATACGGCAACACAAATAATGGGTTTTATCAGGCTAAAAACcgtaattattattattgtccTCCATTTCGTCATGTGAACAAAACTTTTCTGCACTATCCAAATAGTACGATAGAAAGCTGACAACCTTATTTGTCTTAGCTACAGCTACAATATTAACACCTTTCAGTATCTACACTcgattatttttttaccaataatTCTGGTGAAACATAATTATACCAATCATACGAGGTTAAAGTTTCAGAAATGACTATTAGTAtcgtacttttttttgtaattattttatttttgatgatgaaacatgtgaaattacATACTACAGTATTcaatacacatttaaaaaataaagtaatacttGATAAATCAATTAAGTCATATGGATATAAtaagatatagatataaatattacaaaaagattttgttaattaatcaaataaattaaataaaagctgCTTCTAACAAATGCCATTTCTGATCCATTTTTACTTTTAGTATGCGTACTTAGTAaacttaatttattatttttttgtaggtTCATTGCAACTTTTACAATTGATTCCATGTTCATACTTTCAGATATATGGGCGACAATAGCATCACCTCGATAGACTCAAATGCGTTTTATGGATTAACATCCCTGCGGTATTTGTAAGTACTGGTAAActgtcaatattttatatttgtacaatGACAATTCTTACTTTCTAAAAACGAATAGAGTGTCAAACCATAATTAAATTAGCAATAGACACGGACGGTAAAATAGACACTACTTATATGATATAAGttcgaaaaaatattaaaaaaaattgtccttgATCTTGTCACGTGGACAAAACTTTCCAGCACTGACCGAATTCTCAATTAGTCTTCtgagtaatgtttttttctttaattccggttagtaaataaattataaaataatgatttgaaataagttttgacAAACTGTTAAATGTGTTACATCCTCATTACTTTCTGAACCtaacttattttttatagtGGGTTTAGTTTTTCCTATTGATAAACTTGATGTTTCTTATTTCAGAAGTCTGCAAGACAATAACATCAACTCAATAGAACCAAATACATTTTCTGGATTGACATCTCTAGAGGATTTGTAAGTACTGATACACTGTTAATCGTTTATATTTGTACAATGAAAATAATTACGGCAAAACAAACAGTCGgtttaatgataaattaaagaaattgtgATTTGATTATTGTCCTTATTCGTGTGAACAAAACATTCTTGCACAATCTAAATGGTTCGATAGAAGctgacaacttttttttttatctattctaCATTATAAACACTATGTTGTTAAACTATCAGTGTTATACTATAAcacatatgattattttttaaacttagaCAGAATTTCGGCACTTACCGCAAAGGACCGAAAAAAGACAATGATTTTTGGCAAATTTCCTGaatgaaaaaatgatttcaagGAAGTACTTCTAAGTAGTTCTTTGACTGATGTCCTAAATTTCAGTTCTTCACACCTTTGAAATATCTGCTAatcatctataatgaaattgattttttaaatattgtttcaaGCTGTAGTTATTTGGgtttaaatagatgtgtaaaaacggGAAATATGTGTCCCCCTTTGACAAAACATCCGGAAATTTCAAATAGCATTTAATCTAACTTTacagatgatttttttcacaggAACACATTTTCAGgctaatatttatatatatatatatatatataaaaaaaagaagatgtggtttgattgccaaagaaacaactctctacaagagaccaaacatgacacagacatttactACTTAtattatcttcatatagaaatattagTATACTTCAGACATATAAATCCCTGAATATAAATTGCAGAAAACATGAAAAGTCATGGCGAAAAAAACCCATCCCGCTCTACATTAACTTGCGTATTACTTTATTGTGGGTTCATTGAAACTTTTACTATTGATCAACTTCATGTTCATACTTTCAGAGATCTTAGTGACAATAGCATTACCTCAATAGAAGAAAACGTGTTTCTTAGATTAACATTCCTACAGAATTTGTAAGTACTGATACAATGtcaatcttttatatttgttcaaTAACAATCATTGAGATCTAAAACAGGAAtcagtttaaaacaataaatactttaaaaatatacatacggTAAAACGGGCAGAGGGTTTTATAGTTTAAGTTCggaaatatgttaaaaatgtttattgtcCTGAACTttgtcatttaaacaaaactgttCTGCATGAAAATAATTCTTAATTTGTCTTCTGACTACAACtgtaatattgttatat
Encoded here:
- the LOC134689690 gene encoding leucine-rich repeat-containing protein 15-like: MKIGNGCLSKIQQPDQRAEQPNDTKGSSMGDTFSKSRKRIPLLLKLLLTIGIMLIVSLSTVGLVQGCSSFRALNDNSITSLEPNTFAGLTSLKSLYLSSNSITSIEPGTFSEIKSLEYLYMGDNSITSIDSNAFYGLTSLRYLSLQDNNINSIEPNTFSGLTSLEDLDLSDNSITSIEENVFLRLTFLQNL